The following coding sequences are from one Vulpes vulpes isolate BD-2025 chromosome 12, VulVul3, whole genome shotgun sequence window:
- the H2AC6 gene encoding histone H2A type 1-C, which yields MSGRGKQGGKARAKAKSRSSRAGLQFPVGRVHRLLRKGNYAERVGAGAPVYLAAVLEYLTAEILELAGNAARDNKKTRIIPRHLQLAIRNDEELNKLLGRVTIAQGGVLPNIQAVLLPKKTESHHKAKGK from the coding sequence ATGTCTGGACGTGGCAAGCAGGGCGGCAAGGCTCGGGCCAAAGCGAAGTCTCGTTCCTCTCGTGCTGGGCTGCAATTTCCCGTTGGCCGCGTCCACCGCCTGCTCCGCAAGGGCAACTACGCGGAGCGGGTCGGGGCGGGCGCGCCGGTGTACCTGGCGGCCGTGCTGGAGTACCTGACGGCCGAGATCCTGGAGCTGGCGGGCAACGCGGCCCGCGACAACAAGAAGACGCGCATCATCCCGCGCCACCTGCAGCTGGCCATCCGCAACGACGAGGAGCTCAACAAGCTGCTGGGCCGCGTGACCATCGCGCAGGGCGGCGTCCTGCCCAACATCCAGGCCGTGCTGCTGCCCAAGAAGACCGAGAGCCACCACAAGGCCAAGGGGAAGTGA
- the LOC112920475 gene encoding histone H2B type 1-C/E/F/G/I produces MPEPAKSAPAPKKGSKKAVTKAQKKDGKKRKRSRKESYSVYVYKVLKQVHPDTGISSKAMGIMNSFVNDIFERIAGEASRLAHYNKRSTITSREIQTAVRLLLPGELAKHAVSEGTKAVTKYTSSK; encoded by the coding sequence ATGCCCGAGCCCGCCAAGTCCGCGCCGGCCCCGAAGAAGGGCTCCAAGAAGGCGGTGACCAAGGCGCAGAAGAAGGACGGCAAGAAGCGCAAGCGCAGCCGCAAGGAGAGCTACTCGGTGTACGTGTACAAGGTGCTGAAGCAGGTGCACCCCGACACGGGCATCTCGTCCAAGGCCATGGGCATCATGAACTCGTTCGTCAACGACATCTTCGAGCGCATCGCGGGCGAGGCGTCGCGCCTGGCGCATTACAACAAGCGCTCGACCATCACGTCCAGGGAGATCCAGACGGCCGTGCGCCTGCTGCTGCCCGGGGAGCTGGCCAAGCACGCCGTGTCCGAGGGCACCAAGGCCGTCACCAAGTACACCAGCTCCAAGTAA